The stretch of DNA GGATGGACTTCCAGACCTATGTCTTCACCAACGTTAATACTCATCAAGGTTACTTGGAAATATTTCCCTGTCCACAAAGCGGTACGATACGTATTGTTTTGTTTGGCTGCTTGCTCAATATTCAGTACAAGCGGTCTTGTTCCATAATCTTGTAATGGGATGGTACCAGAAGGACTATTGTTGTAGTTGGTCCAGTTATAATCATGGGGATGCCAGCCATGACTCCATTCGTTATTCCCGTGGCATGCAATAGGATTATGCCAATGAAGGTGATAGCCTGAATTAGGGTACATATTAATACTCCTCTCAGTTTAGTTTGCCCATTTATCCTATGCAAGTGCCTAGTTACAGGTAAGTAAAATGGGCAGTAGCCCACGGGACGTTTTATTTTAACAAAATATGCTGCTGACTTTTGTATATCTTGCCGCCCAACTAGGGCGTGTATGCAAACCTA from Paenibacillus sp. CAA11 encodes:
- a CDS encoding cupin domain-containing protein; this encodes MYPNSGYHLHWHNPIACHGNNEWSHGWHPHDYNWTNYNNSPSGTIPLQDYGTRPLVLNIEQAAKQNNTYRTALWTGKYFQVTLMSINVGEDIGLEVHPTTDQFIRIEEGQGLVQMGERRDKLDFQVMAYDGYAIMIPAGKWHNVTNTGNRPLKLYVIYAPPHHPYGTVQETKAIAQGSR